A window from Drosophila subobscura isolate 14011-0131.10 chromosome O, UCBerk_Dsub_1.0, whole genome shotgun sequence encodes these proteins:
- the LOC117899640 gene encoding uncharacterized protein LOC117899640 isoform X2, whose translation MHTYVRFLGKGSLADMLQCYKCSVTIEKYVIENRTITTPLCSKFEENAGYMTHCPYSTMCLKTISILHLQNGQKQEAVTRGCAQQKNTTQIFRNKQWEQEHLVQEVYDEGCTEVKDNHLAGSAKINCYCRGELCNSSSLPSIDPNIMIIIVLLRTLWLMLSRST comes from the exons GCAAAGGATCATTAGCTGATATGTTACAATGTTATAAGTGCTCCGTAACTATAGAAAAGTATGTCATAGAGAACCGAACAATTACGACCCCATTGTGCTCGAAATTTGAGGAGAACGCAGGTTACATGACGCACTGTCCATATTCAACAATGTGTTTGAAGACAATCTCTATTTTACACTTgcaaaatggccaaaaacaagAAGCTGTGACAAGAGGATGCGCCCAACAAAAGAATACCACTCAG ATATTCCGCAATAAGCAATGGGAACAGGAGCACCTGGTCCAAGAAGTGTACGATGAGGGGTGCACAGAAGTAAAGGACAATCACTTGGCGGGgtcagcaaaaataaattgttactGCCGCGGAGAGCTGTGCAATTCATCGAGTCTGCCTAGCATTGACCCAAATATTATGATCATAATTGTTTTGCTTCGAACCTTGTGGCTCATGCTTTCTCGGAGTACCTAA